The Thunnus albacares chromosome 11, fThuAlb1.1, whole genome shotgun sequence genome contains a region encoding:
- the zeb2a gene encoding zinc finger E-box-binding homeobox 2a isoform X1, translated as MKQEIMAEGPRCKRRKQANPRRKNAVLNYENVVETGSETDEDDRTLVSEENGLANGGGGGGGGGEDEEAGSPASVPTLEASPRVAHALLSYHGQEGSEVRENLHHSWRLRDDTNGHLNGADDRKDEYEALGPEASLHAVGNGTVKRLEGVSELDEYFLKRKLEEGDGHPATIAEYLQRSDTAIIYPEAPEEVTRLGTPEAIGQDESEHDLPPGTADDFAQLLTCPYCDRGYKRLTSLKEHIKYRHEKNEESFTCPLCADTFSHRTQLERHMTTHKPARDQPQLLNEGAGNRKFKCTECGKAFKYKHHLKEHLRIHSGEKPYECSNCKKRFSHSGSYSSHISSKKCIGLIAVNGRVRNGNNGKPGSSPNSTTSSPGSPALAQLRHKLENGRPLGPQDQQGQLDIKAEPMDFNEYRLLMASQFGGPGVYMNSRGGSPLGIHSSSQSPLQHLGGLGIDLPLLGYGGPLGNNLSEVQKVLQIVDNTVCRQKMDGNPEEISKLRAYMKELGAQMEEQKLALSSQQASFQVVGHSSPTKSIIDYTLEKVNEAKSLIDDSKRQVDVKKEKPNHSVDLSEEKSHDGQNQFLPFSCQFCKESFPGPIPLHQHERYLCKMNEEIKAVLKPAETSPAGRRGAMSSELSSNERGTSPINPFKDHVSVLKAYFAMNTEPNSEELLKISIAVGLPQEFVKEWFAQWKSQNHGGGLRKKSPLPDHGGSDGNHTLSRSPVSLPAVDFTNGDASHRLTINNQFTANRQTTGDKPLDPLDHLRNNTPSPLNLSSTSSKNSQSSSYTPNSLASEDAHGDIPLDLSLPKHMAQKKRHRPNGFSIEHNGELQDQASRPLDLVNIKKEVLGSDGGGNSIHQLEKSSSPIFGINPFAGGPVYTSLPPHGAFPPPTFMSPAQATIPGLRPYAGLDPMSFLPHMAYTYATGAATFAEMQQRRKYQRKPGFQGELLDGTADYLSGLDDLTDSDSLLSRKKIKKTESGMYACDLCDKTFQKTSSLLRHKYEHTGKRPHQCQICKKAFKHKHHLIEHSRLHSGEKPYQCDKCGKRFSHSGSYSQHMNHRYSYCKREAEEREAAEREARDKGGGGGGVVVGGLEPTELLMRRAYLQGLGPLGYSDPEDQQEDGGGGGGGTILRDGTEGRAGEREVDKTYEEVTDRQEASFREGEEEEEEEEGDSRTQMDSTRDNDEGKDTTQLMDESLREGKTDGKSDQED; from the exons cagtgtTGAACTATGAGAATGTGGTGGAAACGGGTTCGGAGACAGACGAGGACGACAGGACGCTGGTCTCCGAGGAGAACGGCCTCGCTAATGGcggcggcggaggaggaggaggaggggaggatgaAGAGGCAGGCAGCCCGGCCAGCGTGCCCACTCTGGAGGCGTCGCCGCGGGTCGCCCACGCCCTGCTGTCCTACCACGGCCAGgaagggtcagaggtcagggagAACCTCCACCACAGCTGGAGGCTGCGGGACGACACCAACGGACACCTCAACGGCGCCG ATGACAGGAAGGACGAGTATGAAGCTCTGGGTCCGGAGGCGTCTCTGCACGCTGTGGGAAACGGAACAG TGAAGCGACTGGAAGGCGTCTCTGAGCTGGACGAATACTTTCTGAAGCGTAAACTGGAGGAGGGCGACGGTCACCCGGCAACAATCGCCGAGTACCTGCAGCGCAGCGACACCGCCATCATTTACCCAGAAGCCCCGGAGGAGGTGACGCGACTGGGCACGCCCGAGGCCATCGGTCAGGACGAGAGCGAGCACG ACCTGCCGCCCGGCACCGCCGACGACTTCGCCCAGCTGCTCACCTGTCCGTACTGCGACCGCGGATACAAACGCCTGACGTCTCTGAAGGAACACATCAAATACCGCCACGAGAAGAACGAGGAGAGCTTCACCTGCCCGCTGTGCGCCGACACCTTCAGCCACCGCACGCAGCTGGAGCGTCACATGACCACACACAAGCCTGCCAGAGACCAG ccgcAGCTGCTGAACGAAGGAGCTGGAAACCGCAAGTTCAAATGCACCGAGTGTGGAAAAGCCTTCAAATACAAACATCACCTGAAGGAGCATCTGCGCATTCACAGCG gtgagaagccgtacgAGTGCTCCAACTGTAAGAAGCGGTTCTCCCACTCCGGCTCCTACAGCTCCCACATCAGCAGCAAAAAATGCATCGGACTGATTGCTGTCAACGGACGAGTACGCAACGGAAACAACGGCAAGCCTGGCTCCTCCCCGAATTCTACGACCTCATCGCCTGGAAGCCCCGCCCTCGCCCAGCTCCGCCACAAACTGGAAAACGGGCGACCGCTCGGCCCACAAGACCAGCAGGGTCAGCTGGACATCAAAGCCGAGCCGATGGACTTCAACGAGTACCGGCTGCTGATGGCCTCTCAGTTTGGGGGACCGGGTGTCTACATGAACAGCCGTGGTGGAAGCCCCCTGGGTATCCATAGCTCCTCCCAGAGCCCCCTTCAACACCTGGGTGGCCTGGGCATAGACCTGCCCCTGCTGGGCTACGGAGGGCCTCTTGGGAACAACCTGAGCGAGGTGCAGAAGGTGCTTCAGATTGTGGACAACACGGTGTGCAGGCAGAAGATGGATGGGAACCCAGAGGAGATCTCCAAGCTCAGGGCCTACATGAAGGAGCTGGGGGCCCAGATGGAGGAACAGAAGCTGGCCCTGTCCTCTCAGCAAGCCAGCTTCCAGGTGGTGGGCCACAGCAGCCCCACCAAGAGTATCATTGACTACACGCTGGAGAAGGTCAACGAGGCCAAGAGTCTGATTGACGACTCCAAGAGGCAAGTGGATGTCAAGAAGGAGAAGCCGAACCACTCAGTGGATCTCAGCGAGGAGAAATCCCATGACGGCCAGAACCAGTTCCTGCCGTTCTCCTGCCAGTTCTGCAAGGAGAGCTTTCCTGGGCCGATCCCACTGCACCAACATGAGCGCTACCTGTGCAAGATGAACGAGGAGATCAAAGCGGTCCTAAAGCCGGCTGAGACTAGTCCTGCTGGCCGCAGGGGGGCGATGTCCTCTGAGCTGTCCAGTAACGAGCGGGGCACCAGCCCCATCAACCCCTTCAAGGACCACGTGTCAGTGCTCAAGGCCTACTTCGCCATGAACACTGAACCCAACTCAGAGGAACTTCTCAAGATTTCAATTGCTGTTGGCCTTCCTCAAGAGTTTGTCAAGGAGTGGTTTGCCCAGTGGAAGAGCCAAAACCATGGAGGCGGTCTGAGGAAAAAGTCGCCCCTTCCTGACCACGGCGGATCAGACGGCAACCACACCTTGAGCCGGTCACCGGTGTCACTTCCTGCCGTAGATTTCACTAACGGTGACGCCTCCCACAGACTCACAATAAATAACCAGTTTACAGCCAACAGGCAGACAACAGGGGACAAACCACTAGACCCCTTGGACCACTTGAGGAACAACACTCCGTCACCCCTCAACCtttcctccacttcctccaaAAACTCTCAGAGTAGCTCTTACACTCCAAACAGCCTAGCCTCTGAGGATGCCCATGGGGATATACCACTGGATCTGTCGCTGCCCAAACACATGGCGCAGAAGAAGCGACACAGACCCAATGGTTTCAGCATTGAGCACAATGGTGAGCTGCAAGACCAGGCATCCAGGCCTTTAGATCTAGTCAACATCAAGAAGGAGGTCCTGGGCTCGGATGGTGGAGGGAACTCCATCCACCAGCTGGAGAAGAGTAGCAGTCCGATCTTTGGGATTAATCCCTTCGCTGGTGGCCCTGTCTACACCTCCCTGCCGCCTCATGGAGCTTTTCCTCCGCCTACTTTCATGTCTCCTGCCCAGGCCACCATCCCGGGCCTCAGGCCATACGCAGGTCTCGACCCCATGAGCTTCCTGCCCCACATGGCCTACACCTACGCCACCGGGGCGGCCACATTTGCTGaaatgcagcagaggagaaagtACCAACGGAAACCAGGTTTCCAG GGGGAGCTGCTGGACGGGACGGCAGACTATCTGTCAGGCCTGGACGACCTGACAGACAGCGATTCGCTGCTCTCCAGGAAGAAGATTAAGAAGACTGAAAGTGGTATGTACGCGTGTGACTTGTGCGACAAAACATTCCAGAAGACCAGTTCCCTCCTAAGACACAAATATGAGCACACAG GGAAGCGTCCTCACCAGTGTCAGATCTGTAAGAAGGCCTTCAAACACAAGCACCATCTCATCGAGCACTCGCGGCTGCACTCCGGAGAGAAACCGTACCAGTGCGACAAGTGTGGCAAGCGCTTCTCTCACTCGGGCTCGTACTCGCAGCACATGAACCACCGCTACTCGTACTGCAAGAGGGAGGCCGAGGAGCGCGAGGCGGCCGAGAGGGAGGCGCGGGACAAaggcggcggtggtggtggcGTGGTGGTGGGCGGCCTGGAGCCCACTGAGCTGCTGATGAGGAGGGCCTACCTGCAGGGCCTGGGGCCGCTCGGATACTCGGACCCCGAGGACCAGCAGGAGGACggtggtggcggcggcggcggcacgATCCTGAGAGATGGCACTGAGGGAAGAGCGGGCGAGAGGGAAGTGGACAAAACGTACGAggaggtgacagacagacaggaggcaAGTTTcagggaaggagaggaagaggaggaggaggaggagggagacagcAGGACCCAGATGGACTCGACGAGGGACAACGACGAGGGCAAAGACACGACGCAGCTGATGGACGAGAGTTTACGAGAAGGGAAGACAGACGGCAAGTCGGACCAGGAGGACTGA
- the zeb2a gene encoding zinc finger E-box-binding homeobox 2a isoform X3, whose translation MKQEIMAEGPRCKRRKQANPRRKNAVLNYENVVETGSETDEDDRTLVSEENGLANGGGGGGGGGEDEEAGSPASVPTLEASPRVAHALLSYHGQEGSEVRENLHHSWRLRDDTNGHLNGADDRKDEYEALGPEASLHAVGNGTVKRLEGVSELDEYFLKRKLEEGDGHPATIAEYLQRSDTAIIYPEAPEEVTRLGTPEAIGQDESEHDLPPGTADDFAQLLTCPYCDRGYKRLTSLKEHIKYRHEKNEESFTCPLCADTFSHRTQLERHMTTHKPARDQPQLLNEGAGNRKFKCTECGKAFKYKHHLKEHLRIHSGEKPYECSNCKKRFSHSGSYSSHISSKKCIGLIAVNGRVRNGNNGKPGSSPNSTTSSPGSPALAQLRHKLENGRPLGPQDQQGQLDIKAEPMDFNEYRLLMASQFGGPGVYMNSRGGSPLGIHSSSQSPLQHLGGLGIDLPLLGYGGPLGNNLSEVQKVLQIVDNTVCRQKMDGNPEEISKLRAYMKELGAQMEEQKLALSSQQASFQVVGHSSPTKSIIDYTLEKVNEAKSLIDDSKRQVDVKKEKPNHSVDLSEEKSHDGQNQFLPFSCQFCKESFPGPIPLHQHERYLCKMNEEIKAVLKPAETSPAGRRGAMSSELSSNERGTSPINPFKDHVSVLKAYFAMNTEPNSEELLKISIAVGLPQEFVKEWFAQWKSQNHGGGLRKKSPLPDHGGSDGNHTLSRSPVSLPAVDFTNGDASHRLTINNQFTANRQTTGDKPLDPLDHLRNNTPSPLNLSSTSSKNSQSSSYTPNSLASEDAHGDIPLDLSLPKHMAQKKRHRPNGFSIEHNGELQDQASRPLDLVNIKKEVLGSDGGGNSIHQLEKSSSPIFGINPFAGGPVYTSLPPHGAFPPPTFMSPAQATIPGLRPYAGLDPMSFLPHMAYTYATGAATFAEMQQRRKYQRKPGFQGELLDGTADYLSGLDDLTDSDSLLSRKKIKKTESGKRPHQCQICKKAFKHKHHLIEHSRLHSGEKPYQCDKCGKRFSHSGSYSQHMNHRYSYCKREAEEREAAEREARDKGGGGGGVVVGGLEPTELLMRRAYLQGLGPLGYSDPEDQQEDGGGGGGGTILRDGTEGRAGEREVDKTYEEVTDRQEASFREGEEEEEEEEGDSRTQMDSTRDNDEGKDTTQLMDESLREGKTDGKSDQED comes from the exons cagtgtTGAACTATGAGAATGTGGTGGAAACGGGTTCGGAGACAGACGAGGACGACAGGACGCTGGTCTCCGAGGAGAACGGCCTCGCTAATGGcggcggcggaggaggaggaggaggggaggatgaAGAGGCAGGCAGCCCGGCCAGCGTGCCCACTCTGGAGGCGTCGCCGCGGGTCGCCCACGCCCTGCTGTCCTACCACGGCCAGgaagggtcagaggtcagggagAACCTCCACCACAGCTGGAGGCTGCGGGACGACACCAACGGACACCTCAACGGCGCCG ATGACAGGAAGGACGAGTATGAAGCTCTGGGTCCGGAGGCGTCTCTGCACGCTGTGGGAAACGGAACAG TGAAGCGACTGGAAGGCGTCTCTGAGCTGGACGAATACTTTCTGAAGCGTAAACTGGAGGAGGGCGACGGTCACCCGGCAACAATCGCCGAGTACCTGCAGCGCAGCGACACCGCCATCATTTACCCAGAAGCCCCGGAGGAGGTGACGCGACTGGGCACGCCCGAGGCCATCGGTCAGGACGAGAGCGAGCACG ACCTGCCGCCCGGCACCGCCGACGACTTCGCCCAGCTGCTCACCTGTCCGTACTGCGACCGCGGATACAAACGCCTGACGTCTCTGAAGGAACACATCAAATACCGCCACGAGAAGAACGAGGAGAGCTTCACCTGCCCGCTGTGCGCCGACACCTTCAGCCACCGCACGCAGCTGGAGCGTCACATGACCACACACAAGCCTGCCAGAGACCAG ccgcAGCTGCTGAACGAAGGAGCTGGAAACCGCAAGTTCAAATGCACCGAGTGTGGAAAAGCCTTCAAATACAAACATCACCTGAAGGAGCATCTGCGCATTCACAGCG gtgagaagccgtacgAGTGCTCCAACTGTAAGAAGCGGTTCTCCCACTCCGGCTCCTACAGCTCCCACATCAGCAGCAAAAAATGCATCGGACTGATTGCTGTCAACGGACGAGTACGCAACGGAAACAACGGCAAGCCTGGCTCCTCCCCGAATTCTACGACCTCATCGCCTGGAAGCCCCGCCCTCGCCCAGCTCCGCCACAAACTGGAAAACGGGCGACCGCTCGGCCCACAAGACCAGCAGGGTCAGCTGGACATCAAAGCCGAGCCGATGGACTTCAACGAGTACCGGCTGCTGATGGCCTCTCAGTTTGGGGGACCGGGTGTCTACATGAACAGCCGTGGTGGAAGCCCCCTGGGTATCCATAGCTCCTCCCAGAGCCCCCTTCAACACCTGGGTGGCCTGGGCATAGACCTGCCCCTGCTGGGCTACGGAGGGCCTCTTGGGAACAACCTGAGCGAGGTGCAGAAGGTGCTTCAGATTGTGGACAACACGGTGTGCAGGCAGAAGATGGATGGGAACCCAGAGGAGATCTCCAAGCTCAGGGCCTACATGAAGGAGCTGGGGGCCCAGATGGAGGAACAGAAGCTGGCCCTGTCCTCTCAGCAAGCCAGCTTCCAGGTGGTGGGCCACAGCAGCCCCACCAAGAGTATCATTGACTACACGCTGGAGAAGGTCAACGAGGCCAAGAGTCTGATTGACGACTCCAAGAGGCAAGTGGATGTCAAGAAGGAGAAGCCGAACCACTCAGTGGATCTCAGCGAGGAGAAATCCCATGACGGCCAGAACCAGTTCCTGCCGTTCTCCTGCCAGTTCTGCAAGGAGAGCTTTCCTGGGCCGATCCCACTGCACCAACATGAGCGCTACCTGTGCAAGATGAACGAGGAGATCAAAGCGGTCCTAAAGCCGGCTGAGACTAGTCCTGCTGGCCGCAGGGGGGCGATGTCCTCTGAGCTGTCCAGTAACGAGCGGGGCACCAGCCCCATCAACCCCTTCAAGGACCACGTGTCAGTGCTCAAGGCCTACTTCGCCATGAACACTGAACCCAACTCAGAGGAACTTCTCAAGATTTCAATTGCTGTTGGCCTTCCTCAAGAGTTTGTCAAGGAGTGGTTTGCCCAGTGGAAGAGCCAAAACCATGGAGGCGGTCTGAGGAAAAAGTCGCCCCTTCCTGACCACGGCGGATCAGACGGCAACCACACCTTGAGCCGGTCACCGGTGTCACTTCCTGCCGTAGATTTCACTAACGGTGACGCCTCCCACAGACTCACAATAAATAACCAGTTTACAGCCAACAGGCAGACAACAGGGGACAAACCACTAGACCCCTTGGACCACTTGAGGAACAACACTCCGTCACCCCTCAACCtttcctccacttcctccaaAAACTCTCAGAGTAGCTCTTACACTCCAAACAGCCTAGCCTCTGAGGATGCCCATGGGGATATACCACTGGATCTGTCGCTGCCCAAACACATGGCGCAGAAGAAGCGACACAGACCCAATGGTTTCAGCATTGAGCACAATGGTGAGCTGCAAGACCAGGCATCCAGGCCTTTAGATCTAGTCAACATCAAGAAGGAGGTCCTGGGCTCGGATGGTGGAGGGAACTCCATCCACCAGCTGGAGAAGAGTAGCAGTCCGATCTTTGGGATTAATCCCTTCGCTGGTGGCCCTGTCTACACCTCCCTGCCGCCTCATGGAGCTTTTCCTCCGCCTACTTTCATGTCTCCTGCCCAGGCCACCATCCCGGGCCTCAGGCCATACGCAGGTCTCGACCCCATGAGCTTCCTGCCCCACATGGCCTACACCTACGCCACCGGGGCGGCCACATTTGCTGaaatgcagcagaggagaaagtACCAACGGAAACCAGGTTTCCAG GGGGAGCTGCTGGACGGGACGGCAGACTATCTGTCAGGCCTGGACGACCTGACAGACAGCGATTCGCTGCTCTCCAGGAAGAAGATTAAGAAGACTGAAAGTG GGAAGCGTCCTCACCAGTGTCAGATCTGTAAGAAGGCCTTCAAACACAAGCACCATCTCATCGAGCACTCGCGGCTGCACTCCGGAGAGAAACCGTACCAGTGCGACAAGTGTGGCAAGCGCTTCTCTCACTCGGGCTCGTACTCGCAGCACATGAACCACCGCTACTCGTACTGCAAGAGGGAGGCCGAGGAGCGCGAGGCGGCCGAGAGGGAGGCGCGGGACAAaggcggcggtggtggtggcGTGGTGGTGGGCGGCCTGGAGCCCACTGAGCTGCTGATGAGGAGGGCCTACCTGCAGGGCCTGGGGCCGCTCGGATACTCGGACCCCGAGGACCAGCAGGAGGACggtggtggcggcggcggcggcacgATCCTGAGAGATGGCACTGAGGGAAGAGCGGGCGAGAGGGAAGTGGACAAAACGTACGAggaggtgacagacagacaggaggcaAGTTTcagggaaggagaggaagaggaggaggaggaggagggagacagcAGGACCCAGATGGACTCGACGAGGGACAACGACGAGGGCAAAGACACGACGCAGCTGATGGACGAGAGTTTACGAGAAGGGAAGACAGACGGCAAGTCGGACCAGGAGGACTGA
- the zeb2a gene encoding zinc finger E-box-binding homeobox 2a isoform X2: MKQEIMAEGPRCKRRKQANPRRKNVLNYENVVETGSETDEDDRTLVSEENGLANGGGGGGGGGEDEEAGSPASVPTLEASPRVAHALLSYHGQEGSEVRENLHHSWRLRDDTNGHLNGADDRKDEYEALGPEASLHAVGNGTVKRLEGVSELDEYFLKRKLEEGDGHPATIAEYLQRSDTAIIYPEAPEEVTRLGTPEAIGQDESEHDLPPGTADDFAQLLTCPYCDRGYKRLTSLKEHIKYRHEKNEESFTCPLCADTFSHRTQLERHMTTHKPARDQPQLLNEGAGNRKFKCTECGKAFKYKHHLKEHLRIHSGEKPYECSNCKKRFSHSGSYSSHISSKKCIGLIAVNGRVRNGNNGKPGSSPNSTTSSPGSPALAQLRHKLENGRPLGPQDQQGQLDIKAEPMDFNEYRLLMASQFGGPGVYMNSRGGSPLGIHSSSQSPLQHLGGLGIDLPLLGYGGPLGNNLSEVQKVLQIVDNTVCRQKMDGNPEEISKLRAYMKELGAQMEEQKLALSSQQASFQVVGHSSPTKSIIDYTLEKVNEAKSLIDDSKRQVDVKKEKPNHSVDLSEEKSHDGQNQFLPFSCQFCKESFPGPIPLHQHERYLCKMNEEIKAVLKPAETSPAGRRGAMSSELSSNERGTSPINPFKDHVSVLKAYFAMNTEPNSEELLKISIAVGLPQEFVKEWFAQWKSQNHGGGLRKKSPLPDHGGSDGNHTLSRSPVSLPAVDFTNGDASHRLTINNQFTANRQTTGDKPLDPLDHLRNNTPSPLNLSSTSSKNSQSSSYTPNSLASEDAHGDIPLDLSLPKHMAQKKRHRPNGFSIEHNGELQDQASRPLDLVNIKKEVLGSDGGGNSIHQLEKSSSPIFGINPFAGGPVYTSLPPHGAFPPPTFMSPAQATIPGLRPYAGLDPMSFLPHMAYTYATGAATFAEMQQRRKYQRKPGFQGELLDGTADYLSGLDDLTDSDSLLSRKKIKKTESGMYACDLCDKTFQKTSSLLRHKYEHTGKRPHQCQICKKAFKHKHHLIEHSRLHSGEKPYQCDKCGKRFSHSGSYSQHMNHRYSYCKREAEEREAAEREARDKGGGGGGVVVGGLEPTELLMRRAYLQGLGPLGYSDPEDQQEDGGGGGGGTILRDGTEGRAGEREVDKTYEEVTDRQEASFREGEEEEEEEEGDSRTQMDSTRDNDEGKDTTQLMDESLREGKTDGKSDQED, translated from the exons tgtTGAACTATGAGAATGTGGTGGAAACGGGTTCGGAGACAGACGAGGACGACAGGACGCTGGTCTCCGAGGAGAACGGCCTCGCTAATGGcggcggcggaggaggaggaggaggggaggatgaAGAGGCAGGCAGCCCGGCCAGCGTGCCCACTCTGGAGGCGTCGCCGCGGGTCGCCCACGCCCTGCTGTCCTACCACGGCCAGgaagggtcagaggtcagggagAACCTCCACCACAGCTGGAGGCTGCGGGACGACACCAACGGACACCTCAACGGCGCCG ATGACAGGAAGGACGAGTATGAAGCTCTGGGTCCGGAGGCGTCTCTGCACGCTGTGGGAAACGGAACAG TGAAGCGACTGGAAGGCGTCTCTGAGCTGGACGAATACTTTCTGAAGCGTAAACTGGAGGAGGGCGACGGTCACCCGGCAACAATCGCCGAGTACCTGCAGCGCAGCGACACCGCCATCATTTACCCAGAAGCCCCGGAGGAGGTGACGCGACTGGGCACGCCCGAGGCCATCGGTCAGGACGAGAGCGAGCACG ACCTGCCGCCCGGCACCGCCGACGACTTCGCCCAGCTGCTCACCTGTCCGTACTGCGACCGCGGATACAAACGCCTGACGTCTCTGAAGGAACACATCAAATACCGCCACGAGAAGAACGAGGAGAGCTTCACCTGCCCGCTGTGCGCCGACACCTTCAGCCACCGCACGCAGCTGGAGCGTCACATGACCACACACAAGCCTGCCAGAGACCAG ccgcAGCTGCTGAACGAAGGAGCTGGAAACCGCAAGTTCAAATGCACCGAGTGTGGAAAAGCCTTCAAATACAAACATCACCTGAAGGAGCATCTGCGCATTCACAGCG gtgagaagccgtacgAGTGCTCCAACTGTAAGAAGCGGTTCTCCCACTCCGGCTCCTACAGCTCCCACATCAGCAGCAAAAAATGCATCGGACTGATTGCTGTCAACGGACGAGTACGCAACGGAAACAACGGCAAGCCTGGCTCCTCCCCGAATTCTACGACCTCATCGCCTGGAAGCCCCGCCCTCGCCCAGCTCCGCCACAAACTGGAAAACGGGCGACCGCTCGGCCCACAAGACCAGCAGGGTCAGCTGGACATCAAAGCCGAGCCGATGGACTTCAACGAGTACCGGCTGCTGATGGCCTCTCAGTTTGGGGGACCGGGTGTCTACATGAACAGCCGTGGTGGAAGCCCCCTGGGTATCCATAGCTCCTCCCAGAGCCCCCTTCAACACCTGGGTGGCCTGGGCATAGACCTGCCCCTGCTGGGCTACGGAGGGCCTCTTGGGAACAACCTGAGCGAGGTGCAGAAGGTGCTTCAGATTGTGGACAACACGGTGTGCAGGCAGAAGATGGATGGGAACCCAGAGGAGATCTCCAAGCTCAGGGCCTACATGAAGGAGCTGGGGGCCCAGATGGAGGAACAGAAGCTGGCCCTGTCCTCTCAGCAAGCCAGCTTCCAGGTGGTGGGCCACAGCAGCCCCACCAAGAGTATCATTGACTACACGCTGGAGAAGGTCAACGAGGCCAAGAGTCTGATTGACGACTCCAAGAGGCAAGTGGATGTCAAGAAGGAGAAGCCGAACCACTCAGTGGATCTCAGCGAGGAGAAATCCCATGACGGCCAGAACCAGTTCCTGCCGTTCTCCTGCCAGTTCTGCAAGGAGAGCTTTCCTGGGCCGATCCCACTGCACCAACATGAGCGCTACCTGTGCAAGATGAACGAGGAGATCAAAGCGGTCCTAAAGCCGGCTGAGACTAGTCCTGCTGGCCGCAGGGGGGCGATGTCCTCTGAGCTGTCCAGTAACGAGCGGGGCACCAGCCCCATCAACCCCTTCAAGGACCACGTGTCAGTGCTCAAGGCCTACTTCGCCATGAACACTGAACCCAACTCAGAGGAACTTCTCAAGATTTCAATTGCTGTTGGCCTTCCTCAAGAGTTTGTCAAGGAGTGGTTTGCCCAGTGGAAGAGCCAAAACCATGGAGGCGGTCTGAGGAAAAAGTCGCCCCTTCCTGACCACGGCGGATCAGACGGCAACCACACCTTGAGCCGGTCACCGGTGTCACTTCCTGCCGTAGATTTCACTAACGGTGACGCCTCCCACAGACTCACAATAAATAACCAGTTTACAGCCAACAGGCAGACAACAGGGGACAAACCACTAGACCCCTTGGACCACTTGAGGAACAACACTCCGTCACCCCTCAACCtttcctccacttcctccaaAAACTCTCAGAGTAGCTCTTACACTCCAAACAGCCTAGCCTCTGAGGATGCCCATGGGGATATACCACTGGATCTGTCGCTGCCCAAACACATGGCGCAGAAGAAGCGACACAGACCCAATGGTTTCAGCATTGAGCACAATGGTGAGCTGCAAGACCAGGCATCCAGGCCTTTAGATCTAGTCAACATCAAGAAGGAGGTCCTGGGCTCGGATGGTGGAGGGAACTCCATCCACCAGCTGGAGAAGAGTAGCAGTCCGATCTTTGGGATTAATCCCTTCGCTGGTGGCCCTGTCTACACCTCCCTGCCGCCTCATGGAGCTTTTCCTCCGCCTACTTTCATGTCTCCTGCCCAGGCCACCATCCCGGGCCTCAGGCCATACGCAGGTCTCGACCCCATGAGCTTCCTGCCCCACATGGCCTACACCTACGCCACCGGGGCGGCCACATTTGCTGaaatgcagcagaggagaaagtACCAACGGAAACCAGGTTTCCAG GGGGAGCTGCTGGACGGGACGGCAGACTATCTGTCAGGCCTGGACGACCTGACAGACAGCGATTCGCTGCTCTCCAGGAAGAAGATTAAGAAGACTGAAAGTGGTATGTACGCGTGTGACTTGTGCGACAAAACATTCCAGAAGACCAGTTCCCTCCTAAGACACAAATATGAGCACACAG GGAAGCGTCCTCACCAGTGTCAGATCTGTAAGAAGGCCTTCAAACACAAGCACCATCTCATCGAGCACTCGCGGCTGCACTCCGGAGAGAAACCGTACCAGTGCGACAAGTGTGGCAAGCGCTTCTCTCACTCGGGCTCGTACTCGCAGCACATGAACCACCGCTACTCGTACTGCAAGAGGGAGGCCGAGGAGCGCGAGGCGGCCGAGAGGGAGGCGCGGGACAAaggcggcggtggtggtggcGTGGTGGTGGGCGGCCTGGAGCCCACTGAGCTGCTGATGAGGAGGGCCTACCTGCAGGGCCTGGGGCCGCTCGGATACTCGGACCCCGAGGACCAGCAGGAGGACggtggtggcggcggcggcggcacgATCCTGAGAGATGGCACTGAGGGAAGAGCGGGCGAGAGGGAAGTGGACAAAACGTACGAggaggtgacagacagacaggaggcaAGTTTcagggaaggagaggaagaggaggaggaggaggagggagacagcAGGACCCAGATGGACTCGACGAGGGACAACGACGAGGGCAAAGACACGACGCAGCTGATGGACGAGAGTTTACGAGAAGGGAAGACAGACGGCAAGTCGGACCAGGAGGACTGA